Within the Procambarus clarkii isolate CNS0578487 chromosome 28, FALCON_Pclarkii_2.0, whole genome shotgun sequence genome, the region GATCTGAGGCGGATCAAACACCTGTGGTAACAGATCTGAGGCGGATAAAACACCTGTACTAACAGCTATGTATCGATCAAACACATATGGTACAGTTCTTTGGCGGCCAAGACACATGTGGTACAGCTCTGTGGCGACTCAGGCACCTTTGGTACAGATCTGTGTCGGTTCACACACCTGTACtcacatctagttgtgcttgcgggtgttgagctctggctctttggtcctgcctctcaactgtcaatcaactgatgtaaaggttcctgagcctactgggctctatcaaatctacatttgaaactgtgtatggagtcagcctccaccacatcaaagcttaatgcattccatttgttaactattctgacactgaaaaaaatctttctaacgtctcagtGCCTCAgttgggcactaagtttccacctgtgtccccttgctcgtGTCCCGCCCGTGCTAAAGATTTTGTATTTGTCCACTCTGGGGCCTCTGTATTtgtttggggcctcgtagcctggtggatagcgcgcaggattcgtaatctgtggcgcgggttcgattcccgcacgaggcagaaacaaatgggcaaagtttctttcaccctgaatgcccctgttacctagcagtaaataggtacctgggagttagtcagctgtcacgggctgcttcctgtgggtggaggcctggtcgaggaccgggccacggggacacaaaaaagccccgaaatcatctcaagataacctcaagataaccctgtcaattcccctgagaattttgtaggtggttatcatgtctccccttactcttccgttTTCCAGGGACGAgaagttcagctcctttagcctttcatcGTAGCAGATAcctttcagttccgggacgagactggtggcataccgctgaatcttctctaactttgtcttgtgtttaacttggtatggactccaggctggagctgcatgttcaaagattggtctgacatgagtGATATACATGGTTCAGAacgattcctttcacaagtttctaaaggtggttcttatgttggccaacctagcatatgccgctgatgatatctgtGGTATCAGTGGTATCTGTGGCGTCTCAGACATCTGTGGTACAGCTCTGTGGCGACTCAGGCACCTGTAATACAGCTATGTGGCGGCTCAAACACCTGTACTACAGTTCTGTGGCAGTCCAGACACATGTGGTACAGCTCTGTGACGTCTCAAACACCTGTGGTACAGCTCTGTAGCGTTTCACCTGTGGTGCAACTCTGTGGCGTCTCACCAGTGGTACAGATCTGTGGTGGTTCAGACACCTGTGGTACAGCTTTGTGGCGACTTAGACACCTGTGGTAACGTTGTGAGATTGTACGGTACACCTGTAATACAGCTCTGACATGGTTCGTTTAACACCTCTGGTACAGCTCTGCTGTGACTCCATCGGAACACCTGTGGAAAAGCTTTGTTGCGGCTCTAGAAGCTGTGGTACAGTTCTCGGCTCGATACGCCTGTGGTACAAATCTGTGATTGTACATCTAACACCTGCGGTACAGTTCTGTGAATGTATGGTACACCTGTTTTACAATTTTGTGATGGTACGTATAACAACTGTGAACCAACTCTGTGACGGTAAGGTACAAATGTGGTACAGATCAGTGATGGTATGGTACACCCGAGGCAGAGCTCTGTGATGGTACGGTGACATGTAGCACAGATATGTGAGGGTATGTATAACACCTGTGGTACAGCCATGTGATGTTACCCCTGCATCGGTGAAGGTCTGTAATGGAGGTACACTTGTGGCACAGTTCTATTAACATACAGTACACCTGTGGAACAATACTGTTATGTACGGTACACCCGTGGTACAGCTTTGTGGAGGTGCGGCTCACTAGCGGTACAGCTCCGTTGGTGCTCAGTTCTACAGCGAGAAACATGGTGCTCTCTTTGATTGAGGTGTTGATGCCTTGCATCGTGATGGTTTGGAAGCCCCTTTTTTGAGCATTAAAATATGTATGTAGTGCACACTGAATGTTGTTTTGCGTTGTGTTGAAGTGTTATGCAGTTTTGGGCAGTGGTTACTGCATTGTAATGCAGGAGCTGCGCGGCCGGATGGTGAGGTCGCGCGAtttgtgttgctgttgttggaGTGCATTTAATAACGGCTGTGTTGTTAGCTGGCCTGCGTTGTCAGTGAGGCTCGTGTTTATATTAGTGAGTAGCATGATTCCTGCGGTGTTATCCAGGTCTGTGAGACTCGTGTCTGTTTTAATATGCAGTTAATTCCTGATATTGCCATCTTATGGTATTGCGAATATGCATCTCCTCGCTCTGGTGTAATCGCTGAGACGCCAAACACTTTCCTGGTGGGACGACGAAGCTTCATCTTGGATCGATTAAGAGATACGAACTGAAAAGTCCTCGCACGGCTAAgtcacaatctgtggccaaaagCTCGGTAATACAGCCACCAAAATTCCCCTGTGTATGAGTGATATTCATATTGTATATGAGGGACACTCATAGTCCTCCGGCAGCTCATCctgataaacaaaggccaaaagtgATTCCGTGCACCCcccaaacccactgtttatgacAACCCGACCTCGACTCTAGTCCATTACatacagcggtcgaccccacagacgcattcataaattttaacatgcagttcattcaaaacgagaattttctcaagtataaattaatattataatatattagcatattgtgcatatataggcataggttaggttaggttaggtgtttaggttctgttggcgattatttgtatttgtagtacgtgggtgaagcatttatagcgttgtgattcgaacaaaattcgtcagtgaaatacttgttccggatatgttcgaacatcagcagcttttgttcgaaccacatcgttgtaaatgcttcacccgcgtactacaaagacacataatcgccaacagaacctgaaaaacctaacctaacctaacctaacctgacctaacctaacttaacctaatctaaccctaacctaacctaaccctaacctaacctaccctaaccaaacctaacctgacctaacctaacctaacctgacctaacctaacctaatcctaacctaaccctaacctagcccctaacctaaccctaacctaacttaacctaacctaaccctaacctaacttgaccTAACCTTACGTGTCAGAATGTATCACGTGGAATTATGTTTCATGTGCATCAGTATGTATCAGTATCACTTGTAGCAGCATCTATTGCATGTTGCAGCATGTAAATCGTCCGTCAGTATGTGTTATGTTGTTTCTCTATGTGTCACGTGTATCGGTATCACTGGCAGCATGTATCACCTGTCAGTATGGATGTCATGTGTCAGTATGCGTCATGAACACTTGTGACATGTATTAGAATATGTCACATTTAGAGGAACGTATCACATGTCAGTACATATGTCACGGGTCAGGATCCAAATGCATcgtgtgttatcttgagatgattatcttgagatgaattcggggctttttagtgtccccgcggcccggtcctcgaccaggcctccactcccaggaagcagcccgtgacagctgactaacacccaggtacctattttactgctaggtaacaggggcatagagtgaaagaaacattgcccattgtttctcgccggcggccgggatcgaacccaggaccacaggattacaagcccagcgtgctgtccgctcggctgaccggctccctcgctcggctgaccggctccctatacAGATACAAGagacagatacctgtctcttgggaaacaatgaaccaactcacatcaggggaggacggcttgactatgcctgcattttaaactctcaggggattatgggggaggctcgggttgttcgggaactacttagtgaccactttgccttgaacgttgaattaccactgggaaaaaaacaagtccactgtcAAAGGAAAagactaaatattaataaagatatgaacaattattttattcaaaatatgggagattggtatcaacaatacacgccgctctgcgttgatagtttttaccaggacatggtcgagaacatagagaaattagtacagatggGAAAATaatgggggcaggggaagcaagacgcatggacctaagaaatttaaatattccaatgatcagcaagtgaaggggtgagagagaatgctacggagtgcacataaagaatggttaaaaaatggaatgaaggatgaagagaaaaataaaaTGTTGGAAGTGGCAAGGGAATGCAGTcaagtgaggaaggaggcgcgggacagattcgCGCCTCCTCCGATTTATCTTTGACTtgtttaccatgcaaggtgatggaggagATCGTGAGacaaaaactggtaacacatctggagagaaggaacttcgtgacaaatcgccaacatgggttcagggagggtaaatcttgtctgactggcttaatagaattctacgatcaggttacAAAGATTACGCAAGAAAGAGAggactgggtggactgcattttcttggattgtcggaaagcctttgacacagtactgcataagaggctggtacataagctggagagacaggcaggtgtagctggtaaagtgctccagtggataagggagtacctaagcaatgggaagcagagagttacggtgaggggtgagacctccgattggcgtgaattcaccagtggagtcccacagggctctgtactcggttctatttgtttctgatatatgtaaatgatctcccggagggtatagattcatttctctcaatgttcgcagacgatgccaaaattatgagaaggattaagacaaaagaagactgtttgaggcttcaagaagacctagacaagctgaaggaatggttgaacaaatagttgtcagagtttaacccaaccaaatgtaatgtaatgaagataggtgtagggagcaggaggccaaatacaaggtatcatctgggagaggaaattcttcaggagtcagagaaaaaaACAGACTTTGGGGTTAATataacgccagacctgtctcctgcagcccatatcaagaggataacatcagcggcatatgccaggcttggcaacatatgaacggcattcagaaactagtgtaaagaatcattcagaactttgtataccacatatgtcaggccaatcctggagtatacagccccagcatggagtccatatctagtgaaggataagactaaactggaaaaggttcaaaggtttgccaccagactagtacccgagctgagaggtatgagttacgaggagagactacgggaattaaacctcacttcgctggaagacagacgagttaggggggacatgatcaccatattcaagattctgaagggaattgatagggtagataaagacaggctatttaacacaaggggcacacgaacaaggggacacatgtggaaattgagtgcccaaatgagtcacagaggtattagaaaaaacttttttggtgtcaaagtggttgacaaatggaatgcattaggaagtgatgtggtggaggctgactctatacacagtttcaagtgtagatatgatagagcccaataggctcaggaacctgtacaaatgttaattgacggttgagaggcggaaccaaagagccagagctcaacccccgcaaacacaattaggtgattatacctaggtgagtacccacacacacacacacacacacacacacacacacacacacatacacacacacacacacaaaggttccAAGCAACACTTAACCCTTCTCCACGAAACCGGTCTATCTTTCCTCAAAGTATAAAATTCTTAAAAGAATTTTAAGAGCTCCGAAGCTCTTATGTGATGGGAACATAaccaccaccctgaggccacgaccaccctgAGACCACgaccaccctgaggccacgaccaccctgaggccacgaccaccctgaggccacgaccaccctgaggccacgaccaccacaaccctgaggccacgaccaccacaaccctgaggccacaaccaccacaaccctgaggccacgaccaccacaaccaccaccctgaggccacgaccacaacaaccctgaggccacaaccccaacaaccctgaggccacgaccaccgcaACCCTgaagccacgaccaccacaaccgagGCCAtgaccacaacaaccctgaggaccacgaccacaacaaccctgaggccacgaccacaacaaccctgaggccacgaccaccacaaccctgaggccacgaccacaacaaccctgaggccacgaccacaacaacactgaggccacaaccacaacaaccctgaggctacgaccacaacaaccctgaggccacaaccaccacaaccctgaggccacgaccacaacaaccctgaggccacgaccataacaaccctgaggccacgaccaccacaaccaccaccctgaggccacgcccaccacaaccctgaggccacgaccacaaccaccctgaggccacgaccacaacaaccctgaggtcacgaccacaacaaccctgaggtcacgacctccacaaccctgaggccacgaccacaaccaccctgaggccacgaccaccacaaccttgaggccacgaccacaacaagcgaggccacgaccacaacaactctgaggccacgaccaccacaaccctgaggccacgaccacaacaaccctgaggccatGACAACCACCACCCGgaggccacgaccacaacaaccctgaggccacgaccaccacaaccctgaggtcacgaccaccaccaccctgaggccacgaccacaacaaccctgaggccacgaccacaacaaccctgaggccacgaccacaacaaccctgaggctacgaccacaacaaccctgaggccacgaccaccacaaccctgaggccacgaccaccacaaccctgaggccacgaccaccaaaaacctgaggccacgaccaccacaaccctgaggtcacgaccaccaccaccctgaggccacgaccacaacaaccctgaggccacgaccacaacaaccctgaggccacgaccacaacaaccctgaggccacgaccacaacaaccctgaggctacgaccacaacaaccctgaggccacgaccaccacaaccctgaggccacgaccaccacaaccctgaggccacgaccaccaaaaacctgaggccacgaccaccacaaccctgaggccacgaccacaacaaccctgaggccacgaccaccacaaccaccaccctgaggcctcgaccacaacaaccctgaggccacgaccatcacaaccaccaccctgaggccaccaccaccacaaccctgaggccacgaccaccacaaccaccaccctgaggccacgaccacaacaaccctgagaccacgaccacaacaaccgtgaggccacgaccaccacaccaccaccctgaggccacgaccacgagCCTGAGGCCACGATCACCACCgtcactctaccatccagcccaagcagcaggccggatggggagggagagggagggaggaggagagcagTGGAGGAGTCTGCAGCCTCCGccactactcttcctcctctctcactccgTCACAGGTCTAGGGTCGgcagggtaggggggaggggattACCCTTACTATCTATTACTAACAATAGGCTGGCCTACCTATCACTCTAGGCTGGTGAGTGCATTTATAGCGTCAACGGCCTCGGAGACGTTCTGCGGTGGACCGATTATGGACACGTCGTCGTTCAAGACGTCTTCCGGAGGGACCTTGATGGTTACCTTGAACTGTTTCTACAGTTTATTTAAGGTTCGCTGTCTTTTTCCTATAAGGTGACAGCGTTCCTATTAGCATAGCCGGATAACCGTTTTCACCGTCTGTACGTTGGCGTCACCTGCGGAGGGAACACCATCACCAGCCCGTCCGCTGGTGCCGGACACAGTGCGCTAAGTGAGCTTTTAGATCGCGTCTACGGCTTCACAAACGTTCTTTGGGAGACCAGTTACAGACACGTCTTCGTCCAAGACGTTTTGCGGAGGGATTGAGATAGTGACCTAAAACTTCTTCTGTAGTTATTTGAGGGTCCGTAATTTCTTTCCCGTGAGGTAATGGCGGGCCTCTTTGGGTACTGGCACAACCCTGGTCACCGTTTGGGTGTCGTCGGATTCGACGCCCGTTTGGGTGTCGTCGGATTCGACGCCCGTTTGGGTGTCGTCGGATTCGACGCCTGTTTGGGTGTCGTCGGATTCGACGCCCGTTTGGGTGTCGTCGGATTCGACGCCCGTTTGGGTGTCGTCGGATTCGACGCCCGTTTGGGTGTCGTCGGATTCGACGCCCGTTTGGGTGTCGTCGGATTCGACGtccgtttgggcgtcgtcggattcgaTGCCAATTTGTTCGTCGTCGGATTCGacgcccgtttgggcgtcgtcggattcgatgccagtttgggcgtcgtcggattcgacgccagtttgggcgtcgtcggattcgacgtccgtttgggcgtcgtcggattcgaTGCCAGTTTGGGCGTCTTCGGATTCGacgcccgtttgggcgtcgtcggattcgatgccagtttgggcgtcgtcggattcgacgccagtttgggcgtcgtcggattcgaCGCCAGTTTGGGCGTCGTCGCATTCGACGCCagtttgggcgtcgtcggattcgaggccagtttgggcgtcgtcggattcgaCACCAGTTTGGGTGTCGTCTACGTGGGTTTGGGAGCCGTCGACGTGGGTTTGGGAGTTGTCGACGAGGGCGGGCAGGGTTCGCCTGTCGTCTCTGGGTCCCTCTCGCTCAAACACTGCCCGGATGAGAATGACCAGTGCCGTCACTGGCGCCATTATCACCAGTGCCAGACCTACCATCCGTGAGAACCAGTCAACGCCAGGGGCGCTGACAGGTGTCTCACCGTAGCATTCTATCAtgttttcaagcaacgctacttaccGTAGCGACTGTCGGCGCCTTGCTACGGTGCCGAGAAGCGGCATCCATGACAACACATTGTCTGTATCTACCTTGGCAAGGGGCGAAGGGTCGCATACGGGCTAAGAAGATATAAGTGGCGTGTTAGATACAATATCCCAAAAAAGTTACACCAGGCCACTTGGTCTGGACTTCAAGATTGTAGCCCCTTGATGGTATAATTATTCCACATGCCAATCACTCGACTTCTCTACACCATCGAGCCAGATTTACCAGCCAATAAAGAATGAGAAGAAACAAATGCGTAGCATAATTCTAGACATTTTTGCCATCTTTACGTCTGAGAAGTTTCAAGTTTTGAAAACACATTATTACCCTATTTGAATGAAGCCTTAACGACTTTATATAAAGGGTTGTATTAAAATAGTAACCTTCGAATCTCTCTCGGGAAGGTTGGAATGTGTCtccgtaatgttgggatctctctctccgtaatgttgggatctctctctccgtaatgttgggatctctctctccgtaatgttgggatctctctctccgtaatgttgggatctctctctccgtaatgttgggatctctctctccgtAATGTTCGGATCTCTCTCTCcgaaatgttgggatctctctctcagtaatgttgggatctctctctcagtaatgttgggatctctctctcagtaatgttgggatctctctctcagtaatgttgggatctctctctcagtaatgttgggatctctctctcagtaatgttgggatctctctctcagtaatgtagggatctctctctcagtaatgttgggatctctctctcagtaatgttgggatctctctctccgtaatgttgggatctctctctcagtaatgttgggatctctctctcagtaatgttgggatctctctctcagtaatgttgggatctctctctctcagtaatgttgggatctctctctccgtaatgttgggatctctctctcagtaatgtaaggatctctctctcagtaatgttgggatctctctctcagtaatgttgggatctctctctccgtaatgttgggatctctctctcagtaatgttgggatctctctctcagtaatgttgggatctctctctcagtaatgttgggatctctctctcagtaatgttgggatctctctctcagtaatgttgggatctctctctcagtaattttgggatctctctctcagtaatgttgggatctctctctccgtaatgttgggatctctctctccgtaatgttgggatctctctctcagtaatgttgggatctctctctcagtaatgttgggatctctctctcagtaatgttgggatctctctctctcagtaatgttgggatctctctctcagtaatgttgggatctctctctcagtaatgttgggatctctctctcagtaatgttgggatctctctctctcagtaatgttgggatctctctctcagtaatgttgggatctctctctcagtaatgttgggatctctctctcagtaatgttgggatctctctctacgtaatgttgggatctctctctcagtaatgttgggatctctctctccgtaatgttgggatctctctctcagtaatgttgggatctctctctccgtAATGTTGGGATAATGTTGGGTAACGAGGAACCTAATAAGATTCCAACATGAGCCACGACGAGAGGCTAGAGCCGATGAATGTGCCACAGCTGGAACAATAGGAGACAAAGAGGAgaaatgatcactacatacaaaataggaaCAGGAATCGACAAGAGTGACAAAGAAGACTCACAATCGActcaataatggtccaggacgcaccATGCGTCGTCACAGGAGACTTGAGATCCACATCATGACAATGAATAAAAATGCGTTTGGAATTGGTTTAGAGGTATGATAATATATTGTTACAGGAGCACACGATGCAATATATATAAGAAAGCCGCGCTGGGACCACACCCTACCTAAGAaacaacacgcacgcacacgcgcacacacacgcacgcacacgcatgcacgcatTATAAACAACTTTTTTTAAGTGTCAGTAGTTAAGTGGAGTACATAAGGCAatgatgcggtggaggctgactccatacacagtttcaagtgtagatatgataaagcccagtaggctcaggaacctgtacaccagttgattgacagttgagaggcgggaccaaagagccacagctcaacccccccacaagcacaactaggctaaCACCCATGCGAGTCTCTACGTGATATACCCTCACAGGtgaggagggtgtgggggggggggttaaggatgGGTGGTTGTAGATACTGGCGACACTATAGTGCTGTCCTTGAGTGGCGGCTCCTTAATGACTCAACCAGCTATTTCCCCCCTTTGGTGCTGAGAGAACCactgtagggagggtgagggggtagggagggtgagggggtagggtgggtgaggggtagggtgggtgaggggtagggtgggcgagggggtagggtgggtgagggggtagggagggtgaagggttagggagggtgaggggtagggagggtgaggggtagggtgggtgaggggtagggagggtgaggggttgggagggtgaggggtagggagggtgaggggtagggagggtgaggggtagggtgggtgagggagtagggagggtgagggggtagggagggtgaggggtagggagggtgagtggatagggagggtgagggggtagggagggtgattatacctggttgattggttaatacctggttgatggggttcggggagttctactccccaagcccggcccgaggccaggctcgacttgtgagagtttggtccaccaggctgttgcttggagcggcccgcaggcccacatacccaccacagcccggctgatccggaacttctcttagaaaaccgtccagttttctcttgaagatgtccacggttgttccggcaatatttcttatagtcgctgggaggacgttgaacaaccgcggacctctgatgtttatacagtgttctctgattgtgcctatggcacctctgctcttcattggttcaatcttgcattttcttccatatcgttcactccagtacgttgttattttactgtgtagatttgggacctgaccctccagtattttccatgtgtatattatttggtatctctctcgtctcctttctagagagtacatttggagagctttgagacgatcccaataattgaggtgttttatctcgtctatgcgtgccttatatgttctctgtattccctctatttcagcaatctctcctgctctgaagggggaagtgagtactgagcagtactcgagacgggacaacacaagtgacttgaagagtacaaccattgtgatgggatccctggatttgaaagttctcgtaatccatccgatcatttttctggctgacgcgatatttgcttggttatgctccctaaacgttagatcgtcggacatcattattcccaaatccttgacatgctgtttttctactatgggaagattcgattgtgttttgtaccctgtattatgtttcagatcctcatttttgccgtacttgagtacctgaaatttatcactgttaaacatcatgttattttctgctgcccaatcgaaaactttgttgacatttgcttgtaatttttcaatgtcttcagcagaggtgattttcatgctgatttttgtgtcatctgcaaaggacgacacgaagctgtggcgtgtatttttgtctatatcagatatgagaataaggaacagtagcggtgcaaggactgtaccttgaggaacagagcttttaacatcgcttggactcgattttatctgattgactgttactctttgtgttctgttcgacaggaatttgagtatccagcgtcctacttttccagttattcccattgacctcattttgtgagctatcaccccatggtcacatttgtcgaacgcctttgcaaagtctgtgtata harbors:
- the LOC123753603 gene encoding uncharacterized protein, which produces MAPVTALVILIRAVFEREGPRDDRRTLPALVDNSQTHVDGSQTHVDDTQTGVESDDAQTGLESDDAQTGVECDDAQTGVESDDAQTGVESDDAQTGIESDDAQTGVESEDAQTGIESDDAQTDVESDDAQTGVESDDAQTGIESDDAQTGVESDDEQIGIESDDAQTDVESDDTQTGVESDDTQTGVESDDTQTGVESDDTQTGVESDDTQTGVESDDTQTGVESDDTQTGVESDDTQTVTRVVPVPKEARHYLTGKKLRTLK